A region of the Chroicocephalus ridibundus chromosome 1, bChrRid1.1, whole genome shotgun sequence genome:
CGACCGCCCGCCCCCCATCGGAGGCGATGGCGCGAACGGCCCTGCCCGCAGGGGGAAGGGCGCGCAGAAGAGCCCGCCCTGGCCCTGCCCCGTCGCAGTCCTCAAACAGGTCGGACCCAGGGCAATATACACCGGCGCGGGCGGCCCTTCCCGCCATACGGTGTTGGAGTCGATCAGAGCGAAAGCATGTCTGGTAGAGGCAAGGGCGGGAAGGGGCTCGGCAAGGGGGGTGCTAAGCGCCACCGCAAGGTGCTGCGCGACAACATCCAGGGCATCACCAAGCCGGCCATCCGCCGCCTGGCTCGGCGCGGCGGCGTCAAGCGCATCTCGGGGCTCATCTACGAGGAGACGCGCGGCGTTCTCAAGGTCTTCCTGGAGAACGTGATCCGCGACGCCGTCACCTACACCGAGCACGCCAAGAGGAAGACGGTCACGGCCATGGACGTAGTGTACGCTCTCAAGCGACAGGGGCGCACCCTCTACGGCTTCGGCGGCTAAACTCTGATTCCTGGGATAGGTCAcgattttaaaaacacaaaggctcttttcagagccacCCCCAAATTTCAAGGAAAGAGCCGTAATCGCTATTAGTTCCTGCACGCGTCTTGTTTTCAAGGTTGCGATAAAATTGCAATGGAGGGTTCCGGGGCGGAATACTGGTGTTGgtcttttgctgttgctgctgagagTCCTCGCTACCCCCAGTGCTTCTCTCAAGCCTCTCTTAAGCAACAGGCGAGTTTCAAATCGGCAAAAAACGATGAGCCTCCATTGCTCATTGGGAAAAATACCGGGGGATCCACTCCTAGGGATCTACTCGTGGAGTTCCCTGGGCTCGAGAGAAAAGCATTCAGGTTAGGAAAGATAGGTACGTCTTTCATTCCCCTCCCACCGCATGCTTCCccattctccttcccctctttgtCCCCCGTCATACACCTTCCCTGTCCTGCTTCGAACCGGGAATGGAAGGGAATTTGCCCGCAAGGAAACCGGGATGCCAAGCACAAAGCCCTATAGCGAGAGCCGCTCCCCGGCCACCGGCTTCAGAGCAGCGCCCGCAAACAGGAAGCTCATGAAATGGCGGCACGCTCGTCCCGGCCGCTCGGGGGCGGGACAAAGCGGGAAGGCGCAGGAATGAGAAACAGCCCAGAGCGCTCGTAGCGCCCCAGGGACGGCGGCAGAAAGAGGCTGCGAGCCCTCTGCCAGAACGCCTCCCCTTACTCCGCCTCCCCCTGCTGAAAGGCTGCCCGTTCTCTGGACACCGCTCTCGGCCACACTCCCGTTACCCTGAGCGGTCAGCTTTAAACAGGGAACCTCGGAACTGCCAACACACAGAGGCCGAggaaggggcggggcggcgcgggggaaAGAGAGGTACCCCACGCTTCCTTCAGCCCAAACCTCCCTGCTGTCCCAACAACGGCGCTGCCTCGAGCACAGAAAACAGCGCTCGGCACAGGCCGCCCGCGCCTGCTCCATAAAAAACAGAGACACAGCTCTCTCCCGTGGCCATGTGGTGGCTcttaaaagagcctttgggttTGGTCGTGGCGGGGCAGGAGCCGCAGCTCAGGCGCGCTCCCCGCGGATGCGCCGGGCCAGCTGGATGTCCTTGGGCATGATGGTGACACGCTTGGCGTGGATGGCGCAGAGGTTGGTGTCCTCGAAGAGCCCCACCAGGTAGGCCTCGCTGGCCTCCTGCAGCGCCATGACGGCCGAGCTCTGGAAGCGCAGGTCGGTCTTGAAGTCCTGCGCGATCTCGCGCACCAGGCGCTGGAAGGGCAGCTTGCGGATCAGCAGCTCCGTCGACTTCTGGTAGCGCCGGATCTCGCGCAGCGCCACCGTGCCGGGCCGGTAGCGGTGCGGCTTCTTCACGCCGCCCGTGGCCGGCGCGCTCTTGCGGGCCGCCTTGGTGGCCAGCTGCTTGCGGGGCGCCTTCCCGCCCGTCGACTTACGCGCTGTCTGCTTCGTACGCGCCATCGCTATACTCCTCCGACTCTTAGTAGCTTAGAACTAACAACAAAAAACTGTTAAGCTCAACTGACAGCGACTCCTTTTTATATCCGAGCTTTGGCTGCTCATTGGCTGATAGAAAGAGCCGATCTCATTGGGCTAATTTGAAAATCCCGCGTTAACCCCCTCTGTGCTGAAACGTGTACTTCAGTAGTTAAATCACAGACTTAATCTTTTAATCTTCCGCTTTCTCggaagctgttttttttttacaacttgtCTTTATTAATTATTTCCTTCATCAATGCACTTCTCATACAACCCGCAGAAAGACTCTGATAGCAAACGGGTAAGGCTTACAGAAGGATatatatgtttggggttttttggtctaaTTAGTAAAATCTAAGTACGTAAAAACCCGTTCATTTATACTTTATTGTACTAGGTTACTTTAGGGAagtatttctggaaaaataaaatactttgacAACAATTTGAATTTGAATCCAAAATTGACCTATTAGAGTGCTTTTTAGCAACTAAAGCGGTACACATTGTCACATAACATAGACCCTGTAAGGACCATTAAAACTCACAAAcaactcagtaaaaaaaaaaaaaaacaaaaaacaaataagagaAGTAGACACtagagaaataaaactttaaaacgCTTTCAGATCTTctggagataaaagaaaaaaaaaggaaaaacaaaggacagTACCCTGTTTTGGAAAGGGCTGAGGCTCGGGGCACCTTCACCTACCGCCCTGCTCACAGGGTGTTTCGAACTAACCAATTAAATTCTTGGCTTTTTCGACCAATCAGAGGCGGGAAGGCGGGGTCGCCATTCCCTGTAAATAGGAGCCGCGAGACTCATCGCTTTCTTTCTCTGACGAGTAGACGCAGGGAACTAGAATGGCACGTACGAAGCAGACAGCGCGTAAGTCGACGGGCGGGAAGGCGCCCCGCAAGCAGCTGGCCACCAAGGCGGCCCGCAAGAGCGCGCCGGCCACGGGCGGCGTGAAGAAGCCGCACCGCTACCGGCCCGGCACGGTGGCGCTGCGCGAGATCCGGCGCTACCAGAAGTCGACGGAGCTGCTGATCCGCAAGCTGCCCTTCCAGCGCCTGGTGCGCGAGATCGCGCAGGACTTCAAGACCGACCTGCGCTTCCAGAGCTCGGCCGTCATGGCGCTGCAGGAGGCCAGCGAGGCCTACCTGGTGGGGCTCTTCGAGGACACCAACCTCTGCGCCATCCACGCCAAGCGTGTCACCATCATGCCCAAGGACATCCAGCTGGCCCGGCGCATCCGCGGGGAGCGCGCCTGAGCTGCGGCTCCTGCCCCGCCACGACCAaacccaaaggctcttttaagAGCCACCACATGGCCACGGGAGAGAGCTGTGTCTCTGTTTTTTATGGAGCAGGCGCGGGCGGCCTGTGCCGAGCGCTGTTTTCTGTGCTCGAGGCAGCGCCGTTGTTGGGACAGCAGGGAGGTTTGGGCTGAAGGAAGCGTGGGGTACCTCTCTttcccccgcgccgccccgccccttccTCGGCCTCTGTGTGTTGGCAGTTCCGAGGTTCCCTGTTTAAAGCTGACCGCTCAGGGTAACGGGAGTGTGGCCGAGAGCAGTGTCCAGAGAACGGGCAGCCTTTCAGCAGGGGGAGGT
Encoded here:
- the LOC134511299 gene encoding histone H3-like centromeric protein cpar-1, encoding MSGRGKGGKGLGKGGAKRHRKVLRDNIQGITKPAIRRLARRGGVKRISGLIYEETRGVLKVFLENVIRDAVTYTEHAKRKTVTAMDVVYALKRQGRTLYGFGGCDKIAMEGSGAEYWCWSFAVAAESPRYPQCFSQASLKQQTQGTRMARTKQTARKSTGGKAPRKQLATKAARKSAPATGGVKKPHRYRPGTVALREIRRYQKSTELLIRKLPFQRLVREIAQDFKTDLRFQSSAVMALQEASEAYLVGLFEDTNLCAIHAKRVTIMPKDIQLARRIRGERA
- the LOC134509940 gene encoding histone H3; its protein translation is MARTKQTARKSTGGKAPRKQLATKAARKSAPATGGVKKPHRYRPGTVALREIRRYQKSTELLIRKLPFQRLVREIAQDFKTDLRFQSSAVMALQEASEAYLVGLFEDTNLCAIHAKRVTIMPKDIQLARRIRGERA